Genomic segment of Pongo pygmaeus isolate AG05252 chromosome 1, NHGRI_mPonPyg2-v2.0_pri, whole genome shotgun sequence:
CCTCTCCTAAGACTGCCCAGTGATCCTTGGGGGGCACTGATTATGGACAACATGTAATTCAAAGGTCGTTACCTTTGGTTTCAGGATGGGTCAGAAAGGGCATGAAAAGCTTGGATTATTCTCTCTTCTGCATGGACTAGAGAAGGGTCAGGAAGGCCTGCAGCTAAGCAAGCTTTAAAGCCATGGTATAGTTGATTTGGGCTCAGAAAGCTCAACTTGTGAGACTAGACTGATTGTGTGTCTGTATTTTCTgtacttccttccttttctcctttaccATTTGATACCTCTTTGTCAATGGTAGTCTGTGCTACTGGGAACAGCAGGAGAGGGTTGAGTCTTTGTTCTTAGGCTAGAAATGTAATAAGATAGGGATAGGCACCACACCCCTTGGGCTTGGATATGCTTTGAGCAACAGATTTGGAGTGAGGGAACTCCAAGGGGCCAGGACAGAGTGAGGTGCTGGTGTGATCAGGATATAGGTTAGTCAAACTCAGGTGTTCAGACTCTCATTCCAGTGCTCACTCCCTTGCATCAGAGTTCCTTTACAGATGCCGTAACAAGAAACACTTCCACTCCCTCCTGTGTCTGAACTGTGTGTTagacacaaaagaaaagaattctggaGTCGGTACAATGGcacacatctgtattcccagcgactcaggaggctgaggcaggtgaacgtttgagcccaagagttcaaaaccagcctaggcaacctagtgagacccagtcttttaaaaaagagagagagagagagagaaaaaagaattcctGAAGGCAGGGCTGGGACTGGTAGTGCCAGGAGGAAACAAAAAGCTATTTGCTCTGGTGCCTGAGCACAGAAGGAGAATAGAGAAAAAGGAGGCAGAAGAAGTgcagaggggaggaaggggagagcaGGCGTTCTGTGTGGGCTCGTTTGAAAGGAAGTACACAAGCACATCCAGGCCATGGGTTTGGCCATGTCTGGAAGGGCTGGACAGGCCAGGTTGAAGACAAGAAGGCCTCAGTGTGGGGAATTTTATTACAATGAGGCAGGAAGGAGGTGGTCCTTGGGGCTTCTTTGTTACCCGCAGGGAGAAGGGAGATGTGAGAGCTGTGGGAAAAGAAGCGGGCATCCTCCCCCTGCATGGAGACCTTTGTCCATGCTGCCGGCGGCCACAGGAGGGAGGCGTGCGAGATGGCGGCTGCTGGAGAATGTGATGCCCGCTGGTCCAAGAGATGACcttgagagagaggagagacaaaATTGAGCTGGTGTCTAgtgtgggggagaggggaggggcaggtgaggtgggaggagaaaGCTGAGAGGGAGCTAGACAGGGAGGGGGCGGGGCGAGCCAGGGCCACCTCCTCGTATGGTCTGTCTGACTCTGTCCTGGCCAGAAGGAaagaggacacagacacaggcaTGTAGGGGTGCGGCAGAGATGGGGGGCCGTGTGTCTTTGAGCCCCAAGGTTCTCCTGAGCTGAGACCTTCATTACCTCATGTGCTTCCTAAGGATACAGGCCTTGATCCTGCTGGGGGCAGGCCCTGGACTCAAGCTCCATAGGCCGCCCCCCTTTTTTCTAGCCTGGGCGATGCCCTCCCGAGTCCTTGCTTTTCAAAGCATTTCGGGGGGACGTGGTGGGGGCACCCATCCTCTGCTCCAGCAGCTGGAGATGGGATTTCCCATTTCTCTGACAAGAATTCCCAAGAAGTGATGGCTTTCACTGCAGCTCCACCCCCATgcccatctttctttttctgttatagaTTGTTTATGTTAAGTCATCTTTCTCTGGGACAAAGTACTTAGCCTCTCATTTTCTATCAGTAAAAGCAGGGATAATAATTCCTTCCTCACAGAGTTGTTAGGACTGTCAAATTAGGTCCCATATGTAAAAGAGCTTGCTGAAGTGCAAACTGACAGCAGAAATGTAAGAGATTACTATTCCCAGGgaagagacaaaagagaaaaggaagcaggAAGGGAGTCCAGGCAAGGTCAGGGTGGGGAAATGGCCTTGGCTCCTAAAACAGACTTAGCTCCAGCCtctccagcagcccctcccaccctcccttctcCACCAGCCTCCTCTGGCCCTGGGCCTTGCTGGGTAACCTTTGGAAAAACAGGACCCTGGAGCTGAGAATGGGGCAGGCAGAGGGGGAGGTCATTGCAAACTCATCCTTTCTCTCACAGAGAAGAGGGGCCCTGGCCTCTTCCCCTGGACCTCCTCCTGCTGATACTCATAGGACAGGTTAGGGCAGGACCCTCCTGAAGGCCACAGGGTGCCCCAGAGGTGGGAGGCACTCCCTTTCACACAGAGCTGGCAGAAAAGTCACCAGGGTGCCTCCCAGAGCAAGTACCCTTGCCAAGGTCAAATATGAGTTGCTGCTGGGCCACAAAGGACCTGGATGAGTGAGGTTAGGAAAGTCTGGTGTTGGAGGAGGTAGATTTGATGCAAACCTAGACTGCCGGCTGGCATGAGGCCTTCAAGCtggctgccatgcctggctggaCCCCACAGCCCCTCCTCTCACTCCCTTCCTTTGTACTCTCTCAGGGCTGGCTTGCATCTGCCCTGTGTCATTCTCTCCATCTTGACCATTCTGCAAGACAGGAGGGCCTCACTCTGGCTAAAGAGGTGCTCTCTGCCTTCCCTGCCAGTTGCCCAACCCTAACCCCTTTAGGTCCCTGAGAAACAGGAGGCCTAGCTGTTCACATCAAGATCGAGAAGCAACAGCTGtggggtttctctctctctgtctctccccatctctctcttcctccttccctctctggtGCAGAGGGACAGATGCTCTGTTTAGAATTTCTTCAGGGAGACAGACAACAAGGGCATTCTTTCTATTCTTTGGGCTTCCCTAGCCAAAAATGGGGGATTAGCCAAGAGACAGCTGCAGAGGCAGTAGCCCTTGGGGAACCCCTCCCAGAGCAGCAATGGCCTCGGGAAAGAAACTGTCTGGAGCCGGCCTCCTTTAATTGGAACTTGAAAGTGGTGTCTGCATTGGAGTGTGGCAGAGAGCAGGACTTCAGACTCTGGCTGGATGGACCCCGGattgaatcctagctctgccactctCTCGATGTTTGGGTTTGGGCCTCTCCCCTTTCAGaagcctgtttcttcatttgcagTCTGAAGATGAGCATCCCTACTCACTAGGGTTGTTGCTGGAATTAAATGAGTTGATGCACAGAAAAGCTTCTATTATAGGTCTGGCAAACTCCGGGAGTCCAGAGATTGTTAGATCCCCTGTCCCACAATAAAGCAGGAGCCAGGTGACTTTCTGTATTCAGCAAAGAGTAACCGAGAGGCATGTGGGAATGATGTGGCTTCCAGTACCCAAAAGCCCCAGTTCTGGAAAAccactttttttaaattagatttttaaaaaaattggattcctcggccaggagtggtggctcacacctgtaattccagcactttgggaggccgaggcgggtagatcacccgaggtcaggagttcgagaccagtctgaccgacatggagaaaccccgtctctacttaaaatacaaaattaaccaggtgtggtggcgcatgcctgtaatcccagctactcaggaggctgaggcaggataattgcttgaacccgggaggcagaggttgtggtgagccaagatcatgccatttcactctagcctgggcaacaagagtgaaactccatccccccccaccgaaaaaaaaaaaaaaaaaaaaaagaaaattggattcCTCAATCTAGGATCTCTTGCATTTGGAGAACTTTAGGCTTTCAGCTGTTGCATGCCTAGGCCTGGTCATAATCCAATAAAGCAGGATATGGAAAGGGATATTGCATATGGAAGGGGACAGGATTTGTGGATGAAACAgataaagggagagagagacagaaaacacacacacacacagacacacacacacacacacacacacacacacacacagagagacagagagagattccgctGTAACAAACTCTTGGAAGACAGAAAGAGGAGGCAAAGGAGAGCAAGGGCCAGTGACAACTCTGCTGCTCTAAAGGGCAAGGGGTCCTTGGCTCACTGCCTTCCTCGTCCTTCCCTGGGGCCAGGTGCGCTGGAATCCTAGATTCCCTGGGAGTGAGGGTAGGTACTATGATGGCATGAAGGCACCTCCCACCACCTTCAAGACTTCCCACTGCCAGTCTGTAGCCTGTGTGTTGAGTCCTGGTCCAACCCTGAGTCACCAGTGTGAACTGGGGTCAGTGATTGGTCTCTAgttctccatctctccatctgAAGAATGTGAATAATAATTTCTGACTTGGCTGTTTACAGGACTGCCGTGAGGATCCAAGTGCACagtgaggtggggggaggcagATACATGGATTCCTTTCCATGTGGCCCACAAGAAACACCTGTCCCTCCAGACTCAGGGACCACCAGGGACCTTGAATAGTTGCCTTGGCAACTCATTGCCTGGCTAACTCCCACTCCTTTGGGTTTCAGCTTAAACGTCAGTTCCGCAAGATCTTCTGGACCCCTAAGTTTGGTCCTCCTCTTGTAAGCATTCATAGCATTCTCTACATACCCTTTATAGCACTTTTATGAGTTGAATAGCATGGTTATTGGTGTGCTTGTTTCACACCTGTCTTTTGCACTAAATTCTAAGCTCTGTGAGGAAAAGGAATATGTTTCTGTTGCGCACCATCTTATCACCACGTAGCAGTGAGTGCTCCATAAGATCCTCCTGCATGAGTAAGTGAATTCCCTGCCTCATCCCTCTCTCATGCCTTAGCATGAGGCCTGAGGCCAAGAGCCCATCCATCACATCCCCCTTGCCCAAAGCCTCCTTATAAGGGTCAGGAGAAGGGTGgcatctcctcctctcccttctaaCTCAAGGAACAAATCATTGGCTACATGATAGTTGCCCTTCTTCCCATCCTCCCAGCGTAGCAGCCCCTGCCCAGGATCCAAAATGCAGAAGGTGAgtaattgctatttttatttatctttgcacAAGGCTGCCCTCTGGTGGTCGAACATGCAGGAGCGAATGGGAAGGATGGAAACCCCAGTGGCCAGGAACCAGCTGGCTGAGCCAACCACACTCAAGAGACTGGCCGGCGAGCCATGGAGTAGGTAAGTGCTACAAGAAGCGCATCTGGGTGAAGATTCGTGTCAGTTCTCCATCCTTATGAATGGCTCCCTCCAAATCTAACAGGAGGCCCTGGCCTCAGAAGAACAGGAAATGAAGGAATGCCCTATAGAAATCCTACCTACCTCAGCCCCAGTAGGATGGTGTGCAGGTAGGGGAAGCTGGTTTAAGTAGCTATTCTTTCTCCTCAGTGGTATGCAGGCAAACATTTTATAGTCAGCTCTCAAAAAAGGAAATCCCAATTTGTAGTGTTTACCAATTTCTGTAGTGTAAATACCCTTACTATGGCCCATTTTAAACCACCAATATGATGTCACTGAATGAGGAGATGGAAGAGATGCCCAGTAGCACACCATTATCTAGAGTTTCCCCCATACAGATACCATGGACAGAAATAACTTCAAGGGCATGGTTAATAGTGAAATATAGTAAACTAATTGAAAAATGATGATTTTTGAATAATTATTACATTTGTTttcaatataatatatttaattgtgagtttatataatttaatttttcataatggctgtgtTTAACAACTGACTTGCAAAATTCTGGAAAATTTAATAATCGGTTCCTGCAAGTAGTAAGAGCTGGCTCCAGCACATCACTGCTCTCCTCTTCCccacttcttccttctcttcctcctccccctcttcctctcccacaGCTTTCTTGGCATTCTGTGTGGGTACGAGAGATGGGGAATATGGAAAAGAGCTCCACTGCAGACATTGCTATTTTCTGAGCCAGGAGCCTTAAGTGTCAAGGAAAGAAgatggagaaatgcaaatttggCTACTGAAAGACATTTCAgtacatgagtgtgtgtgcatgcatgtgtgtgtgtgtgtgtgtgatttttgcaAGGGATCGAGAGGTCGATTAATGCCTGGGCTAAAGATCACTGTTTAAAGATAAGGAATTGGGCTTTATGGCTGGAGGCCCATGCCTGCATGGTCCTTGGAGGGCTCTTACCTGGGAGGAGTGGAAGGGCTCCGAGCTAGGTGAAGCGGCCGATGgggagccgaggcaggcagaagtAGGCGCTGGGGAAGAGGCTGAGGTTGATGGGGTTGCCGTCCAGGCGGATGTCTTCCAGCTGCCTGCGGGTGTGTTTGTGCTCCTCAGGGTCACAGAAGACGTCTCTCTGCATGGTCTCTATCAGGTTATTCTGAGAAGAACACATACCAGCTGAGCCTCACCAAGAGGCTCTGCCCCTTAAGCAGCACCAAAGGCTCACATCAGCTGTCCCTACCAGCTCTGCCTGCTCAGGTGCAACTGGAGAAACTGAAGCATCTAGGGCCAAAGCCACACAACAAGGGTGAGAAGAGGAGCCCCAGGGGGGATGGATGGAGAGAGAGGCAcagatgaagaggaagagaaggggagagaagaaggaggaaaggactgaagggaaggaaagagacagagggtaggaaaaagagagaaggaaaagcagTTGGGTGAGATAAAATAAAacggtggagagagagagaaagtgttttaaaaagaaaaaatggagaaaatcaaACTGGGGCCATGGACAACTATTTAGACAAGACCTCCCAATCCTTGTCTCCAATAAACCCTCCAATCAAGGACACCCCACAGCTGCCTAAGCCTCATGTTTCTCTCTGCCATGATCTGCTCCTGGTATCTAACTTCCATCCTCCATGCTGTTTATCACCCATGCTCTGGGTGGGGCTCCTTACCTGCAGGTGTACAGAGCGCAGGCTCAGGGGCAAAGGCCCGGGGATAGAATCCAGCAGGTTGTCTGACAGGTAAAGGAACTGCAGCTTCTCCATTGCCTGTGGAGAAACCAAAGAGTGTAGGAGGCTGGTGGGTCCTGTTGGACCCTGGCAGTGAGGAGGGCTATGAGGCCAGAGACAGGTGGCCCCATTTGTTCACTCAGGGCTCACTTAGCATCAGCCGTgcgccaggctctgtgctgggtgCCACAGGGATTGCCCAGGTCTTTAAGGATCTTACAGACACTAACTCCAACTGGATGCAGGAGGAAAGCTGCTACCATTGAGGTGCCAGCCACTGAAGTAGGAAAGAGCTAATCAGCTGATAATGACACTGGGTGGTGCAGGGGAGGGTCAGGGACAGGGTAGAAGGGAGGACCAGGGGATATTTCCGCTCTGCCTCAACTTCTCTGCTATCAGAAGGGACTTTCCCCAATGACAAGTCTCCAAATGCTAAACCTGGGGCCACGGACAATTATCTATACAAGACCTCCCAATCAATGTCTCCAATAAACCCTCCAATAAAGGAGACCCCACAGCTGCCTAAGCCTCATGCCTCTCACTGGCATGACCTGCTCCCTGGTATCTAACTTCCATCCTCCATGCTCTGTTTATCGTCCATGCTCTGGGTAAGGAGCAGGTACAGAGCGGACGCTCAGGAGACAGCCAGACCAGCAGAATGAGAACcacaggcacagagaggtacACAGTGTGTGCATGGGACCGTGCTCTCGGAATCAGACAGTGTTAATCAGAGAAGGGTTTGGGAAGAGACAAGTTTTCAGCAGGGCTCAGGGAGCAAAGAAAAATGATAGTTACCATTTATGGAGCATCTATGCATATCTAACCCTCCTGTTCTCTTTGTAAAATGCTATCTTTTTTAACCCTCCAGCAGCTGTGTCAAGCAGGtattattaccctcattttgcagatgagaaaacaaggtCAGAGAGGTCAGGTGACTCTCGCACAAACCCAGGTCTCTGTGGCTCCAAAGCCCAGGCCTTATCCTGGGCTGAGAAAACAGCTCTGAGTCAAGGCAAAAGCAGCGCCTCCTAATATGGAGACAGCTGGGATGTTGCTGAGGCTGAGCAGCGGGGAACTTCAGGGATCATGCAATCCCGTTCTTAGAGACCGAAAAACTGAGGCCTGGGGTCACGTGGCAGGCTTCTGATTCCCAGTCTAGTGCTCTTCCACCACAACAGTGGTAGTGACACTGTTCTGTAAAACTCCCTCAAAGACCACTGCAGACAGGAGAAGGCTGAGAGGGTGGAAGGTACTGGGGAGGGCAGGGCAAGAGAGCAAGCAGGTGTGCCTCTGTACTCTCATCCTATTTCAAAAATGCAAGTCTAATTTGGTTTATTTGATGCTTCTAAATAGGAATTAGATTGCATAAAAGATTCTACTacttgagagacagagagagaaagagagagagcacatgGGCGAACACACCTGGGGCTCTTCCCAGCCCTATTGAATGGGCTGCCCCAGTGGGCATATTTGTGTCATACAACTCAGCCCTTCCCATCAAAACTGGCCAGCCAATGACCAATCAAATAGTCTCTCttggacaggcacagtggctcacgtctgccatcccagctcttcgggaggccaaggtgggcagatcacctgaggtcaggagttcgagaccagcctggccaacatggtgaaaccccatctcactagccaggcatggtggtgcatgcctgtaatcccagctactcaggatgccaagacaggagaattgcttgaacacgggaggcagaggttgcagtgagccgagatcaggccattgcactccagcctgggcgacagagcgagatctgtctcaaaacaacaacaacaaaagtctcTCTTGAGCATTTGATCATCGAAAGACAATGATTCATCAGTCACTTACTGGCAGGTTTTGGAAATAAAAGGATACGTAGAGTTAGGGCCAGAATCAGCTCTATTCCAAGCCAAACTCATGTGTATGTTTTCAGGGAGCAGAACCTGTGAGTGTGCAGAGGATGCTAGTGAACAGACAGGTGAATTGAGCAGATGCACAGAAAGAAGTCAAGACAAGAGGCCGTGTGTcccaaagagggagagagagttgTCCACCTTGACTTCTGAACCATCATTCCCAGTACAGGTTTAGCATCCCAAATATGaatatccaaaatccaaaatgctccaaaacccAAAACTTTTTGAACATCAACAaagtgctcaaaggaaatgcttattggaGCCTTTTGGATTCTGGATTTCAGGTTAGGGATGCTCAGCCAGTAACAGGCCCATCAGGCCTGATAGTACTGTTTCCATTCATGGAGGTTCTTGGGATGGCCTTTTCTTGGGTCAGAATCAGTTTCTTGCAACTGAAAGAATCAATAAATAGCAAATTTAAAAGGATGAAAcagtgggtggtggtggtggaggtgtgTGGTGGGAGTGCAGGTGGGTGGTGCAGGTGGGTGGTGCAGGtaggtggtggaggtgggtggtggtggtggatatGGGTGGTAGGAGTGGaggtgggtggtgggggtggcGGTGGAggtgggtgatggtggtggaggtagaGGTGCAGGTGGGTGGtagaggtggcagaggtggaggtgggtggtgaTAGAGGTAGAGGTGGGTGGTAGAGGTGGAGgtaggtggtggtgggggtggaggtgggtggtggTGCGTGGAGGTGGgtgatggaggtggaggtgggtggtggaggtgggtggtggtggtggtggtggaggtggtggtggtggaggtaggtggtggtggtggcggtggtaggtggtggaggtgggtggtggtggtggaggtgggtggtggTAGAGGTGGGTGAtagtggtggaggtgggtggtagaggtggaggtgggtggtggtggtggaggtgggtggtggtggtggaggtgggtggtggtggatggtggtaggggtggaggtgggtgctggaggtggaggtgggtggtagaggtggaggtgggtggtggtggtggaggtggtggtggtggtggtggtggtggtggtggtaggtgGGTGGTAGATGTGGAAGTGGGTGGTGGTAGAGGTGGGTGAtagtggtggaggtgggtggtagaggtggaggtgggtggtggtggaggtgggtggtggtggaggtgagtggtggaggtaggaggtggaggtgggtggtggtgcgtggaggtgggtggtggtggtggaggtgtgtggtggtggtggagatgggtggtggtggaggtggaggtgggtggtgggggtgggtggtggtggtggaggtggtgggggtggtggtggtggaggtgagtggtggaggtaggtggtggaggtgggtggtggaggtgggtggtggtggaggtgggtggtggAGGTGATAGATAGTGGACCTAAGGCCTTGACTCACCCTGAAGGCTGCAGGCTGTATCCCCGAGCTCTGGAGCCGATTTAGGCGGACGTCCAGGATCTCAATGCCACTGGGCAGCACGGGCAGAGCTTCCAACTTGTTCTCTGGGAGGATGAGGTCCTGGAGGGCATGTAGCAGGCGGAAGGCATCATTATCGATGGAGGAAATGAGGTTGTTGGAGAGGTCAATCCTCTTCAACTTTGCTGAGAGAGGTTAGGGGAGAACAAAGAGAGAAACCAGAACACATTGTCTTTCCTTGTCCAGGTTGGAGCTGTCTCTACACCTTGCTCCATCCCTCTCAAGATGAGGGGATTCTAACCAGCTCTCCACCTGCACTAGGCCCAAACCAGAGGAAATAACATAAACCAGGACTCCTTGGAAAAGCCCTCGGATGCCTCAGTGCCCCTCCCTGGAGTTTTGTCCGGTGCAGTGGCCGCCCACCTTGCATCCTTTAGAAGAAGCCTCTTGAGAGCGAGAACCAACAGGCCCAGGAATCCCTGGATCCACCTCACCTCCACTTGTGAGTCTACACAAAAGGGCACTGAGGCCTGGAAAGGCTCTGGGTAATTAGTGGTAGAATCTGGATCAGAGCCCAGGTCTCCTGTCTCAAGCAGGGCATAAGGCATAAAGAAGCTAAAAGCACACAAACAACCATGTAAACAGCATCAGTGCCATGGAGAGTAGATTTAAGACAATCCTGCCCAGCTGACCACACAGCTGTCACTGCTGGGACATCCTGAAGATGTTGGCAGATCATACCTTCCCCTCCCAGCTTTAACTTTTTGGAGAACAAATAAAAACAGGTCCCTTCCACCATCTAAATACTTCAAGGAAGGGACTTCTAAAGACTTCGGGCTATTTCCCTTTGACAGCTGGAGGGACTGAGAGCCAACAGGAAAGAGCTAACACGGAGGGCGCTAACACAGTGTTGGTGACTGTCCTAGTGGCAGGGTGGCTGCATATGCCTGCCCCCACTCCTCTTTTCCCAGGGCATTACATACTCAGCCCTTTGAAGTCTTCGGCCCTGATACGGCTGATGCGGTTGAAGCGTGCATACAGGTAGGCAGTCCTCCGGGGAAGAGGAGGAATGTCCTCTAGGTCAATGTCATCGCAATACACAGAGGAACCGAGGCACACGCAGACCAGGCAGGTGGGCAGACCTGGCCCAGGTGGAAGACAGAACAAAGGGAGATCCCTTTAGCCTCTGGGGCCAATGGCCCTTGCCCCAGGGAGTGTCTGAACCATGGCCATCTGTGCCTTTTTGATAGCCTATGGGTTGCTGCCCAGAACTGACGGGCACCATGTACACAGTGCTGTTGGCTGCTCCTCTGTCTCTGTCCTCCACCCCAGAGAGGCAGGTCCATCCTCAGTTACTACCCAGCCTAAGCCCATTTATATTTTCAGCAGACCCTGGTTCTGTGTACATTTTCCTGGGCCTATGTGGGTGTTTCTAGGAAATCCCTTGGTCTCTTTTCCACAGGATTCCTCTCTGGTCCCAGAAAGTAAAGCCAGAATTAAGTGGGATGGCCAGTGGTTGCTGGCTCTGCCATCTGCCTTGGGGAAGAGAAATTAGATATGTTCTGTGTGGCTCCAAGAAGCACAATAGAACCAAGGTGGAGTACAGTGCCTACCCAGCAACCACTTCCCCTTCTTATGGCATCAGCATGCCAATTTTTCTTTGGGAAGCAGCCCTCTCCTGTTCTGTCCATGACCCAGTCTCTGTACCCACGGGTCATGAGGTTAGGCCAGGTCAGCCACCCCAAGTAGTTGGGGAGACTTTATTGGATCATACAACTGAATAGCGCAGGTGGTTTCTGTCACTTGCTATCACAAGGCACAGAGATTACTGAGAGACCAGTTTAGCTCAACTCAAGGAAGAACTCTAGTAGCAGTGACACAGCCCCAAGATTAAGGAGCTCTTCTCTGCCAGCAGTGACCAGGAGGAGTGGGTGGAGCAGAGGGGCCCCAGCATCTTTCTTATCCTGAGGCTTTGAATGGTGGGTTCAGCTGAGGCCCTTTACGGCCTCTTTAAGCCTGAGACTGTAGCTCTGAGAGGTCATGGATTCCTGACTGAATGGTTTTCCTGCTGATGCCCCAATACCCCAGGTCCACCCAAGGCAAACATCCCAAGAAGAGAACAGGGAAGCTGCGGGCAAGCAGGTCCAGAATGAACTTCACCCCTCCTCTGCCCACTTCTGATTTCCAGCAGATCGCCGAGCCCTCACTGCCAGGGATGCCAGCCCCAGCCTCCAGGAGGGCATcggagaaggaaagagagctgCTGAGGAGGGACTTTGAAGCTGAAAAGCAGTGTGACTGCTTCATTTGCTCCCATGCCAAGTGACAGCCACAGTTAGTTATTCTTCTCTACAGGCTTTTAATTGTCTCTAATCTAATTACCACTCAACCTGCTTCCCCTGTCATGCTATTAATTAAGGCAGGGTGGCTTTGCTAGGGCATAAGGGAGTTCTTGCATTTCTTTGCTTCTTACTCAACTTGTACATTCAGGCAAAAGTATTAGGGACAGCCAGTGCCTGTCTTcgatttttttcctgttcttacTGTGGCTATTTCCCCTTCTTTCCCTGCTAGTAAGGGTAGCCCTGACCCCCCATGCCCCAACCCCAACCACGTTCCACTTTGGTACCCCCTGGTGCTGGGTCATAGCTGCTTGGCCTATGACCTAGGGATATTGTGACCATGTGACTGTGCACTTACCATGGTTGGGCTGGGAACTCAGTAGCAGCCCTGCTGTAGTAGGTCTGGTCATCGTGGGGTTTGACGAGGGTGTCCCTGGAGCCGTAGTGCTCTTGGCAGGATTGATGCTGGTTGCAGGAGCGAGGCTAGTCACCTTAACCTGGAGATGTAGCACAGAGTACACGGTAGCCCAGCTTTGGCACAAAAGGGACTTAACTTTGGACTCTGGGAACCTCAGTGATGGATTTCAAACCAGCAAAGAGTCactgtggaggaggaggagggagggatagcagaAAGACTGTGCAAAAAGGGGACCTGAGAGAGCATCAGGTCCAGCATGTCCATcctatggatgaagaaactggggcccagagaggAGAGGGATGAGGATCAAAGAGCCAGCAGGTGGTCAAGGCAGAGATGGAACCTGCTTTCCCGATTTCCCAGGCCGGCACTCTTCCCCTGCTCCACACCGACCAGGCTCACGTACAATCGAGTAGG
This window contains:
- the OPTC gene encoding opticin produces the protein MRLLAFLSLLALVLQETGTASLPRKERKRREEQMPREGDSFEVLPLRNDVLNPDNYGEVIDLSNYEELTDYGDQLPEVKVTSLAPATSINPAKSTTAPGTPSSNPTMTRPTTAGLLLSSQPNHGLPTCLVCVCLGSSVYCDDIDLEDIPPLPRRTAYLYARFNRISRIRAEDFKGLTKLKRIDLSNNLISSIDNDAFRLLHALQDLILPENKLEALPVLPSGIEILDVRLNRLQSSGIQPAAFRAMEKLQFLYLSDNLLDSIPGPLPLSLRSVHLQNNLIETMQRDVFCDPEEHKHTRRQLEDIRLDGNPINLSLFPSAYFCLPRLPIGRFT